The DNA segment CGCGGGAGCACGTCCGTCGGGCCGTCGAGGAGAAGGCGTACCGATCCAACCTCCTCGAGGAACGGATCCGCGAACTGATCACCAAGGGTGTCATCCTCGTCGACACCGATGGCGCCGTGACCGGCCAGATCAACGGCCTGTCGGTGCTCCAGCTCGGCGACTACACCTTCGGGCAACCAAGCCGGATCACCGCCCGTGCCTACGTCGGCGGCCGGGGGGTCGTGAACATCGAGCGCGAAACCCAAATGTCCGGCCGGGTCCACAGCAAAGGCGTATTCGTGCTCGCTTCGTTCCTCGCGAGCCGGTTCGCCCAGGCCCACCCCCTCAGCCTCTCCGCCTCGCTAACCTTCGAGCAGCTCTACTCGGACGTAGACGGAGACAGCGCCAGCTCGACCGAGCTGTACGCGTTGCTGAGCGAGCTCTCGGGGCTGCCGATCGCCCAAGGCCTCGCGGTGACGGGATCCGTCAATCAGATGGGGGAGGTTCAGCCCATCGGCGGGGTCAACGAGAAGATCGAAGGTTTCTACTACGTGTGCAAAGCCAAGGGGCTCACCGGGCGCCAGGGGGTCGTGATCCCGCACCAGAACGTCCGCGACCTCATGCTGCGCGAGGAAGTGGTGGCCGCCTGCCGCGAGGGACGATTCGCCATCTGGGCCGTCCACACCATCGACGAAGGAATCGAGGTCCTCACGGACAGCGAGGCCGGCGCGCGCGGCTCCGATGGGCGATTTCCCCCCACCTCGGTCAACGGACGTGTCGAGACGCGCCTGGCGGAACTGGCCAAGCGCTACCGAGAATTTGGCCCCACCCCTGAGCACCCGAAGGACACCCCCCCCGCCTCCACCTAGTCGTCGCCTGTCCCAGTCCGCGCCCGGCCAGAGTCTCCGTCAATCTCCCATCGTTCTTCTTCCACCCTGGACCACCGGCCGCGCCCTCGGGTGGAAACGCCGATCTATCCACTCGATGCGTCCGTGACCGGAGAGTCCGGGGCATTACTTTGAACGAGGAATCTTCCACGAGGACCCCTATTGGCGAGCGACGAGACCGCCGGGACTAACCCGGGCACCGGAAGTCCAGGAATCCGTGCGAGGCAGCAGGCCGTGATGGCCATTCTCGGCCAGCGCGCGCTGTCGAGCAGCGACGTATCCACGTTCATGAGCGAAGCCGTCGCGTCCATTGCGCGGCTCCTCAGGGTTCAGTACTGCAACGTCTTGGAACGCATCCCGGGGACCCAAACCTTCCGGCTGTGCGCCGGGGTGGGGTGGACCGAGGACACGCGCACCGATGCGTCCGTCGATGGCGGCCCGGCCTCCCAAGCCGGATACACCCTCGGATCCACCACGCCCGTGATCGTGGAGGACTATCGGACCGAAGCTCGGTTCCGTGTGCCCGCCGTTGTCCACAGACATCCGCTGGGCGGCGGCATGAGCGTGGCGATCCCCGGGCGGGACGGTCCGTTCGGCGTCCTGGCCGTGGCCACGACGGCCTCACGAACGTTCAGTGAAGAGGATGCCACCTTTCTTCAGGGCGTGGCCACCGTATTCGCCGCGGCGGTCGAGCGCCGGAGGACCCACGATTCGGCCCAGGAGACCAACCAGCAACTTCGGGCGCTCGCCGACACCGCGCCGCTGGCCATCGTCTCGCTGGATCTGAACGGCATCGTACAGAGCTGGAACGCCGCCGCGGAGCGCGTCTTCGGCTGGATCGCCGCAGAGGTGCTCGGGCGGCCCGACCCGTTGTTCTTCGATCACGGACGCGAGGAAGGCGCCGGGGTGCTGGAACGCGTGCTCCGAGGGGAAACCATCGAGGAGCTCGCGAGCCAGATCCTACATAAGGAGGGGCGGGCGGTCGATGTCTCGATCTCCGCCACCCCAGTCTACGACGGCACGGGCTCCGTCGAAGGCGTGATCGCTTTGATTGCCGACAGGACCGCCCACCGCCAGATCGAGGCGGCCCAGGCCCAACTGGCAGAGATCATTGAGACGACGACGGACTTCGTGACGATCACCGACGTCCCCGGGAAGGGCTTCTACGTCAATCGGGCCGGCCGCCGGATGCTGGGGATCGACGGGGACGAGGACATCTCCAAAATGACCTTCGCCGACGTCTTTTCCGGCGACACCTGGTCGTTCATCTCGAACGAAGCGATGCCGGCCGCGGTGCGGGACGGGGGATGGAGCGGCGAGATCGTCCTCTTCAACCGGGATGGGCAGGAGATCCCCGTCTCGATGGTCATGATCGCCCACAAGGGACAGCACGGGCACGTCGAGTTCTTCTCGGCCATCGCCCGGGATATCAGCGAACGCAAGCAGTTCGAGCACCAACTGGTGCGCCTCGCCAATCACGACCCCCTCACGGATCTCTTCAACCGCCGACGGCTGGAAGAGGAGGTGGAGCGTCACCTGGCGGAGGCCCGACGGTACGGGATCCGCGGCGCGCTGCTCTTCGTCGATCTCGATCAGTTCAAGGACGTTAACGACTCTCTCGGTCACCCCACGGGCGACGCGCTCCTCGTCCACGTGGCGGGGCTCCTGCGGGAGCGGTTGCGGGAGACCGACATCATCGCCCGGATGGGTGGGGACGAGTTTGCGATCCTGCTGCCACACACCGATAAACCGGAAGCGGAGGCGCTCGCCACGCAGCTGGTGAACGCGCTGAGGAACACCACCATCGACGCGGCGGGGCGGCCGGTTGGCGTGACCGCCAGCGTCGGAATCGCCCTCTTCCCCGAGCACGCCACGACGCTCGGTGACCTGTTCGCGCGCGCCGACCTCGCCATGTACCAGGCAAAGGAGAGCGGGCGGAACCAGTGTGGGGTCTACGAGCCTGAGAGGGACTGGCAGGCCGCCAGCCACGCGCGGCTCTCCTGGCAGCGTCGCATCCGGGAGGCCCTGGAGAGAAACCAGTTCACCCTTCAAGCTCAGCCCATTCTCGATCTCCGCACCGGCCGCGTCGGCCACTACGAGCTGCTCGTCCGCATGGTTGGGGAGAAGGGGGAAATTATCCCGCCGGGGGCGTTCCTCGACATCGCCGAGCGGTTTGGACTGATCCAGGCGATCGACCGGTGGGTCGTGAGACGGGCCATTCGCCTGCTCGCCGCTCACCAGCGCGCCGGTCGCGACCTCAGCCTGGTCGTCAACGTATCCAGCAAGGGGTTGGCGGATGCGGACCTCCTCCCGATGATCAAGCAAGAACTGGGAGAGACGGCCGTCGATCCGCGGCGCCTCGTGCTCGAGATCACCGAGACCGCAGCCATCACCAACATCTACCAAGCGGAGAAGTTCGTGAACACGCTCCAGAAACTCGGCTGTCGGGTCGGCCTCGATGACTTCGGGGTCGGGTTTACCTCGTTCTACCACCTCAAGCACCTGCCCGTCGATTACTTCAAGATCGACGGCAGCTTCATCCGCGAGCTTCCGCGGGACAAGGTCGACCAGCAACTGGTTCGTGCCATGGTTGCCGTGGCGCGCGGGCTGGAGAAGGAGACCGTCGCGGAATTCGTGACCGACGCCGAGACGGTGCGGCTCCTTCGCGAATACGGGGTCGACTACGCGCAGGGGTTCCACGTCGGCGCCGACGCGGGAGAGGAGATCGTCTCCCCCCAGGCGGCCGCCGTCAGCGCTTTCGGGAACGACTGACGCGCGCTCACATCTGATCCGACTCGGCCGCGCGGAGGCAGACGGGGGTCGGCGGGGCCGCCGACGAAAGACCTTCCACGGTGAGGTTGACCGCACTCACGTCCTGGATCTGGCAGCGCCTACCTTGGCGGGCCCGGCAACTACTGCTCTGGATGTGCACCGCGCATTTCCTGATCGGCGCGGTCGCCATCGTCGATGATGGCGCAGGGCGGATCCTGGTGGCCCGGCACACGTATCGACGCGGCGCCCCGTGGGCGCTCCCCGGAGGGTGGGTCCAGCGTGGCGAAAACCCCGCGCACACGGTGGTGCGCGAGATCCGGGAAGAGACGAGTCTTGAGACCGAAATCATGAGCCTGCTGACGATCCTCGTGGAAAGCCCGGGGCACCTCACCGCCGTCTATCGTGCTCGGGTGGCCGGCGGGACTTTTCGCCCCAGCGATGAAGTGTCGGCGGTTCGGTTCATCGCACCGGGGGACTGGCCGGACGGACTGCGCGAGGACCACCGGCGGTTGATCGCCGCGCTTGCCACGCGGCCCACCCCTCTGGCCTGAACCCTCTTTCCCGAGGTCACCCGGGTGTGCTAATGTGGGACCCGACAGCCGCGCCCCCATCGTCTAGGCTGGCCCAGGACATCGGCCCTTCAAGCCGGTAACGCGAGTTCGAATCTCGCTGGGGGCACCACGCATCCCGTTGCACCAGACTGCACCACGTTGCAATTCTCCTGATTTTCCAAGGGGTTGCGGGCCTCCCGCGACTGTGTCGGACTGCACGCCACTGCACCCTGTGGAGCGCCGGACAAGTGCAATTTGAGTGCAGCGGCAAGGCCCTCCGGAAACACGATCTCGTCGATCCACTCGACCTGGACCCGCGGCACGGAGTCCATCAAGCGTCCGTACGTATCGAGCGTAACCCGGCCGAATAGTGCCTCATCTGCCGGGCGATGTAGAGCGGGTTCTTCCCGGTCGCGATCAGCAAGCTGGCGTAGGTGTGCCGGAGATCGTACTGGCTTGGCCACGACTTGTTGAGTGAAATACGGCGGGAGATAGCTAGAACTTAGCCTTTAGGGGGACCCCGGGTCGCGACAAAAATTTTCGATGGGCGCTCCTACAGATTGCTCAAACCGTCATCGGGCCATTCGCGTTTCGCGTGGAAGTTGTAAGGGACGAAGAAATCATGCAGGATGGCGTTCACCCACCGGCCGGCGATGAGCCACCCGGAATCGCGAAGCCGCGGCAGCGGATCCACGAGTCGATCGAAGCATACATACTCCTCCCAAGCACCGGGGAATCGCGGGGGCCAACGCTGCTTGAGGGGGTGGTTTGGCACCCGGCCCCCATGCGATGACGACTGAAAGTCGCGCCGCAGCACGGCCTCGACCTCCTCGCGCCCGGCACAGCCCTCGGGCACCGAGCCGTGCTTTCCCCACTGGACGCACACCGTTGGCCGAGCGTCGGCGCGCGGTGCCTGCCCCGTGAGGATTCGGCCGTGGAAGTAGCTCACCACCTCCACCGGAGCGAGATCCGTAGGCCGATAGCGGACCCAGGCGACCTCATGGTCACAGGGCTCATCGTCGTCCGGGTAATCCCAATCATCTTCCCAAAAGAAGTGGTACCCGATGAGCGCATCCTTCGGATGGTGGATCGCGGCGCAGTCCCGCAGGGGAAAGCACTCGGCCACGGTCGTCCGCAGGACGGGGCACAGACATTCGATCGCGCGCCGCTGCTGGTCGTCTAGCAGGCGGGGCGGATCGAGCCGGGTGACCTCAGCGTACAGGCGCCGCGCGACGTCGAGGCGCCCCAGGTTGTGCTGGAGTATCGCGAGCTGCTCGCAAGGATGAGGTGCCGCGGGGTGTGAGGCGATGAGGGCGCGGAGTGCGGCGAGCGCGGCCTCAACCACCGGGTCGTCCTCCCGCTTGGAGGCTTCCCCGCCGGCCCGAACGACCGCGTTTAGGAGAGCCGCAGTGGCCATGCGCAGGTCGTCGTCCATCTACACGTGGTCGGGCACGTAAGAACGGTGTTTGAGCGCTGGTCCGCCGATCGCGCGCAGCCACGCCTCAGCGACAGATCGAAGGTGCGCGAGCGCTACAGGGTCGGTGTCAAAGAGATCCGACGACTCCGCCAGGTCGGTAGCGATGTGGTAGAGCCTGTCACGGTACGGCGCCTCCTCCGGCCAGAAGAACGCCTCCCACTCTCCATCGGTCACGTTAATGGCCTCGCCGAAGCGCCCCCAGAACGCGTGCTCCCGGATGCGCCGAGTACGTCCTTCGATCAGCGGGAGTAAGTTCTTCGAGTGCCCGGGTGGCCCCGAAAGCCGCAACCAGGCGAGCAGGGTGGCGAACAGGTCGACGGGTTGGATGAGCGCGTCGCAGCGGACGCCTGCACCCGCCCCTTCCGGGTGATAGATGATCCACGGGAGGTGCGCGACCTCACGGTACAGGTTGGCCTCCGCAAGCCGTGCCCAAGGCTTCCCGAGGAGACCGTGCTCGCCGAACATGTACCCGTGGTCGGTGATCACGGCCACCAGGGTGTTCGACATGAGTCCAAGGTCCGCCACCTTCTCAAGCAACCGTCCCACCCAGCGGTCGACCATCGTGATCTCTCCAGCGTACAGTGCCCGGCACTCGGCCAGGTCCTCGCGGCCCAAGCGGTTCGCGAGGCCGTAGGCAGGATAGATCACGTGCTCCCCTTCATGGCCTGGGTTGTACATTTCATCGTAAGGGTAAGGCGGATCCCACGGTTCGTGCGGATCGAAGCAGTCCACCCATAGGAGGAAGCCGTCCAGGGTCCGATTCCGCTCCAACCATGCTATCGCGCGCCGCATAACCTGGGGTGCGAAGTAGTCCTCTTCCCCGAGACGGGCCGCGGTGTTCCGCAAGTACTGCGCCACCCGCCCGTAGGGATCGCGGAGCTTGTCCGGCCGGCAGGGGAACGCGATCGGGATTGTGGGATCGGTGATCCAGTCGTCGTGCTCCTGGCCTCGGATCAGGTCCCAACAGAAGCCGCGCTGATAGTTTCCGTCGTCATAGCAGAGCAGGTAGTTGTCGGTGATGAACATCGTGGTGTACCCGGCATCGCGCGCAATCTCCGAAAAGATAACGTCGTCCCTGTCGAGCGGGCCCCAGCCCCGAAACGGGAACTCATAGCGTCCCGTCCACATCTCCCGGCGGCAGGGCAGGCAGGGGTACGAGCCAACGATGGCGCGATCGAACACGGTGGCCCGCCGGGCGAACGCATCGAGGTGGGGCGTGCGGATCCACGGATTTCCATTGAAGCCCGTAAAGTCGTAGCGCAGGCTGTCCAGCAGGACGACGAGGGCGTTGCGGCGGCGGGCGGTCATGGCAAGGCGGCCTGCCCGCTTTCGGCCTCAAAGAGGAGGATGTGCTCCCAGGCCAGGCGGAGGCGGATCGGCTGGCCGAGCGTGACAGGGGCGTCCGGACCGGCCAGGACCCTGAGGCGCGTCTTCGCGAACTTCACGTGGATCAACGTTTCCCGCCCCAGGGATTCCAGCAGGATCACTTCCCCCACGAGGTCGCCGTCTGCAGCCACCGTCAGGTGCTCGGGGCGAACGCCGAGGTCGTAGCGGCCGGCCCGCAACGGCCGAGGGAGGGGCCTGGGAACTCCGTCCCCGATAGCCAGGCATCCGTCCGCCACCGTGACCGGCAGGAAGTTTATCGGGGGGGTCCCGATAAAATCGGCCACGAAGCGGGACGGAGGCCGTTCGTACAGGTCTCGGGGCGTCATGAGTGCCACCAGCCTGCCGCTCTGCATGACCCCGACACGGTCGGCGATCCCCAGCGCCTCCGCCTGGTCGTGGGAGACGAGGACCGTGGTGATCCCGAGGTCTTTCTGGAGTCGCTTGATCTCGGCTCGGGTCACCTCGCGGAGACGGGCGTCCAGGTTGGACAGCGGCTCGTCGAGCAAGAGGACCGCAGGCGCCTTGACGAGCGCGCGGCACAATGCCACCCGCTGCTGCTGGCCGCCCGAGAGCTGTCCAGGCCGGCGTGGGAGGCATTCTGTGATGCCGACCATCTCCGCAACCTCGCATACCCGACGGGCCACCTCGCCGGCCCTGATGCGCTTGACCCGCAGGGGAAAGGCGATGTTCTCAAACACCGTCAGGTGAGGGTAGAGGGCGTAGCTCTGGAAGACCAGCCCGATGCCACGCTCCTGCGGGTGCTCGTCGTTGACCACGCGGTCGCCGAACAGGATGCGGCCAGAGGACGGACGATAGAGGCCCGCCACGAGGAAGAGCGTTGTCGTCTTGCCGCATCCCGAGGGGCCGAGCAAGGCGAGGAACTCGCCCTCTCCGACGGTGAGGGAGACGTCGTCGACCGCCGTCACGGCTCCAAACCGCTTGGATAGGTGTTCCAGAGCGACTTGCACGTCAGCCCTTCACTCCCCCCGAGAAGATGTTCAGGAGATACTTCTGGGTCAGCGCGAAAACCAGCACAGCCGGCAGGATGTAGAAGACGCTCACTGCCGTCACGAGCCCGTAGTCCGCGAAGCGCTCCTCGCTGGCGAGGCTGGCCATGAGGACCGAGAGCGTCTGGGAGTTCTGGCTCGGCAACAGCACGTAGGGGAGTAAGAATTCGTTCCATCCGCTCAGGAAGGCGAAGATCCCGAAGGCCAGGAGCCCAGGCTTGACCAGGGGCACCATAACGCGCCACCAGATCCGGAGGCGCGAGCAGCCGTCGATGAGGGCAGCCATCTCGATGTCCCACGGGACGTTGTCGAAAAACCCCTTCATGATCCAGATCCCTAGTGGCAGATCGAGCGCCAGTTTGACCAGGATGACGCCCGCCAGCCGATCGTACAACCCCAGGAACCGGAGCACCAGGAAGATCGCGATGAGCAGGGTCACGCTGGGAAACGAGTGCAGCACCATGGTGGAGGACAAGACCACGCCCCGGCCCGCGAAGTTCAGACGCGAGAGGGCATAGGCGGCCATCGACCCGATGAGCACCTCGAGGATGCCGACGGCGAATGCGAACAGCAGCGAGTTCAGGGTCGTCGTCCAGATGCTGGCTTCGTTCGGGAGCGCCCTCCCCAGGAACCGCCAGTTCTCCAGGGTGAACCCATGCGGAACCAGGCCGGTGATGCGGACGCTGAACGATGCAACCAGCAGCCAACTGTACATCAAGATGATCGGCGCCGACAAAACCACGAGGCTCAGCATGATTCCCCAGCGTCCTCGGGGAGCGGCGGTCTCGGTCACTTAGTTCACCTCGATCTTGGGAGCCGCGACGAGTTCGCCGAAACGGAACAGCCGGAGGTAGATCGCTGAGGCCGCTAGGCCCAGCACGACCAGCACCGCAGCCAACGCCGCGCCGAGGCCGAACTGCGTGTTCCCGAAGTAGTTCGAGAGCGCCAAATGAAATGCGTACAGCGACCACACCTCGGTGGTATAGAATCCCGGGCCACCGTTCGTGGTGAGGAGGATATACTCGAACGAGGTCAGGAGGGACAGTGTTTGGTATGCCGTTACGAAGAGGATCGGCCACCGGAGACGTGGCAGGGTGATGCGCCAAACCTGCTGCCAGGGCGACGCCCCGTCCACGTCGGCGGCGAGGTACTGGTCGTGCGGGATCGCTGCGATCGCCGAGGAGAAGATAATCATCCCGAAGGACGCGCCGACGAACCCATTGAGCGCGACGATGAAGGCCCAAGGGTGGACGTTCATCCAGTTGGC comes from the bacterium genome and includes:
- a CDS encoding EAL domain-containing protein; amino-acid sequence: MAILGQRALSSSDVSTFMSEAVASIARLLRVQYCNVLERIPGTQTFRLCAGVGWTEDTRTDASVDGGPASQAGYTLGSTTPVIVEDYRTEARFRVPAVVHRHPLGGGMSVAIPGRDGPFGVLAVATTASRTFSEEDATFLQGVATVFAAAVERRRTHDSAQETNQQLRALADTAPLAIVSLDLNGIVQSWNAAAERVFGWIAAEVLGRPDPLFFDHGREEGAGVLERVLRGETIEELASQILHKEGRAVDVSISATPVYDGTGSVEGVIALIADRTAHRQIEAAQAQLAEIIETTTDFVTITDVPGKGFYVNRAGRRMLGIDGDEDISKMTFADVFSGDTWSFISNEAMPAAVRDGGWSGEIVLFNRDGQEIPVSMVMIAHKGQHGHVEFFSAIARDISERKQFEHQLVRLANHDPLTDLFNRRRLEEEVERHLAEARRYGIRGALLFVDLDQFKDVNDSLGHPTGDALLVHVAGLLRERLRETDIIARMGGDEFAILLPHTDKPEAEALATQLVNALRNTTIDAAGRPVGVTASVGIALFPEHATTLGDLFARADLAMYQAKESGRNQCGVYEPERDWQAASHARLSWQRRIREALERNQFTLQAQPILDLRTGRVGHYELLVRMVGEKGEIIPPGAFLDIAERFGLIQAIDRWVVRRAIRLLAAHQRAGRDLSLVVNVSSKGLADADLLPMIKQELGETAVDPRRLVLEITETAAITNIYQAEKFVNTLQKLGCRVGLDDFGVGFTSFYHLKHLPVDYFKIDGSFIRELPRDKVDQQLVRAMVAVARGLEKETVAEFVTDAETVRLLREYGVDYAQGFHVGADAGEEIVSPQAAAVSAFGND
- a CDS encoding NUDIX domain-containing protein, with product MRLTALTSWIWQRLPWRARQLLLWMCTAHFLIGAVAIVDDGAGRILVARHTYRRGAPWALPGGWVQRGENPAHTVVREIREETSLETEIMSLLTILVESPGHLTAVYRARVAGGTFRPSDEVSAVRFIAPGDWPDGLREDHRRLIAALATRPTPLA
- a CDS encoding sulfatase, which encodes MTARRRNALVVLLDSLRYDFTGFNGNPWIRTPHLDAFARRATVFDRAIVGSYPCLPCRREMWTGRYEFPFRGWGPLDRDDVIFSEIARDAGYTTMFITDNYLLCYDDGNYQRGFCWDLIRGQEHDDWITDPTIPIAFPCRPDKLRDPYGRVAQYLRNTAARLGEEDYFAPQVMRRAIAWLERNRTLDGFLLWVDCFDPHEPWDPPYPYDEMYNPGHEGEHVIYPAYGLANRLGREDLAECRALYAGEITMVDRWVGRLLEKVADLGLMSNTLVAVITDHGYMFGEHGLLGKPWARLAEANLYREVAHLPWIIYHPEGAGAGVRCDALIQPVDLFATLLAWLRLSGPPGHSKNLLPLIEGRTRRIREHAFWGRFGEAINVTDGEWEAFFWPEEAPYRDRLYHIATDLAESSDLFDTDPVALAHLRSVAEAWLRAIGGPALKHRSYVPDHV
- a CDS encoding ABC transporter ATP-binding protein is translated as MQVALEHLSKRFGAVTAVDDVSLTVGEGEFLALLGPSGCGKTTTLFLVAGLYRPSSGRILFGDRVVNDEHPQERGIGLVFQSYALYPHLTVFENIAFPLRVKRIRAGEVARRVCEVAEMVGITECLPRRPGQLSGGQQQRVALCRALVKAPAVLLLDEPLSNLDARLREVTRAEIKRLQKDLGITTVLVSHDQAEALGIADRVGVMQSGRLVALMTPRDLYERPPSRFVADFIGTPPINFLPVTVADGCLAIGDGVPRPLPRPLRAGRYDLGVRPEHLTVAADGDLVGEVILLESLGRETLIHVKFAKTRLRVLAGPDAPVTLGQPIRLRLAWEHILLFEAESGQAALP
- a CDS encoding carbohydrate ABC transporter permease, with protein sequence MTETAAPRGRWGIMLSLVVLSAPIILMYSWLLVASFSVRITGLVPHGFTLENWRFLGRALPNEASIWTTTLNSLLFAFAVGILEVLIGSMAAYALSRLNFAGRGVVLSSTMVLHSFPSVTLLIAIFLVLRFLGLYDRLAGVILVKLALDLPLGIWIMKGFFDNVPWDIEMAALIDGCSRLRIWWRVMVPLVKPGLLAFGIFAFLSGWNEFLLPYVLLPSQNSQTLSVLMASLASEERFADYGLVTAVSVFYILPAVLVFALTQKYLLNIFSGGVKG